A DNA window from Dictyoglomus sp. contains the following coding sequences:
- a CDS encoding ABC transporter permease, whose product MSYFLVIFVGLTIVFIVPRLSPIDPVQQMINTITMMGTYMDPEAIEKLTETLKDLYGLRGSLWQQYLTFWGRFLRGDFGPSFFRFPVPVIKLIGDSLPWTIGLLSISTFLSWLIGNILGGLCGFFYQKRWARALENIAMVIRPIPYYIFAFILLLVFGYFLKLFPIAGGFGIGSTPSFSLRFITELIRHAFLPLLSMMTLGIAVTLQSMRLIVQNVLREDFIVFAKAGGVRNRTLLFKYAIRNAMLPQITGLALSMGQIFGGALITEIVFSYPGMGTLLYNAINTGDYNLIMGITAISIIGIATFILIIDLLYPLFDPRIRYR is encoded by the coding sequence ATTAGTTATTTCCTTGTAATATTTGTAGGACTTACCATTGTTTTTATTGTTCCCCGTTTAAGCCCTATAGATCCTGTTCAACAAATGATTAACACTATAACTATGATGGGAACTTATATGGATCCAGAGGCTATAGAAAAATTAACCGAGACTCTAAAGGATCTTTATGGACTAAGAGGATCGTTATGGCAACAGTATCTAACTTTCTGGGGAAGATTTTTAAGAGGTGATTTTGGACCATCATTTTTTAGATTTCCTGTTCCTGTTATAAAGCTTATTGGAGATTCTCTTCCTTGGACTATAGGACTTTTAAGTATATCGACCTTTTTATCTTGGCTTATAGGAAATATTTTGGGAGGGCTATGCGGTTTCTTTTATCAAAAAAGATGGGCAAGAGCTTTGGAAAATATAGCTATGGTTATTCGCCCAATTCCTTATTATATTTTTGCTTTTATATTATTACTCGTCTTTGGATATTTTTTAAAACTTTTTCCCATAGCAGGAGGTTTTGGTATAGGTTCTACCCCATCCTTTAGTTTAAGATTTATTACAGAACTTATTAGACATGCTTTCCTTCCTCTCTTATCCATGATGACCCTAGGAATTGCAGTTACCCTTCAATCCATGAGATTAATAGTTCAAAATGTTCTAAGAGAAGACTTTATTGTTTTTGCAAAGGCGGGAGGAGTTAGAAACAGAACCCTTCTTTTCAAATATGCCATAAGAAATGCTATGCTTCCTCAGATTACTGGTCTTGCTCTTTCTATGGGTCAAATCTTTGGAGGAGCACTAATAACAGAAATTGTATTTTCCTATCCTGGTATGGGAACTTTACTTTATAACGCAATAAATACTGGAGATTATAATTTAATAATGGGAATAACTGCCATATCCATTATTGGAATTGCAACCTTTATTTTAATTATAGATCTTTTATACCCATTATTTGATCCAAGAATAAGGTAT